The proteins below are encoded in one region of Sphingopyxis sp. YR583:
- the hspQ gene encoding heat shock protein HspQ, producing MTLDSSSELPAAVTAPLIGRARFAPGDIVRHRMFDFRGVVFDIDPVFANSDEWYEAIPEDIRPAKEQPYYHLLAENGDSSYIAYVSQQNLVADGDGGPIDHPQVDAMFDGLDHGRYRVRAIHRH from the coding sequence ATGACGCTCGACTCTTCATCCGAACTCCCTGCTGCCGTTACTGCGCCGCTCATCGGCCGCGCCCGTTTTGCACCCGGCGACATCGTGCGTCACCGCATGTTCGACTTTCGAGGCGTCGTATTCGACATCGATCCTGTCTTTGCGAACAGCGACGAATGGTATGAGGCGATCCCCGAGGACATCCGTCCGGCGAAGGAGCAGCCCTATTATCATCTGCTCGCCGAAAACGGCGATTCATCATACATCGCCTATGTCAGCCAGCAGAATCTGGTCGCCGACGGCGATGGCGGACCGATCGATCATCCGCAGGTCGACGCGATGTTCGACGGCTTGGATCACGGGCGCTATCGCGTCCGCGCGATTCACCGCCACTGA
- a CDS encoding ABC transporter permease, giving the protein MNDQPQISNPDSANIRTVPAFAEPGVPHIRTLNVPGMQALYVKEVRRFFKVQLQTIWAPAITTLLFLVIFTVALGGAGRTVIGVPFADFIAPGLIMMAMLQNSFANSSFSLLVGKIQGTIVDYLMPPLAVGELIIALIGAAVTRAILVGLALWLAMLLWPGVHVGADHLWAVAVFGVLGAMMLGFLGLITSVWAEKFDHAAAVTNFVVTPLALLSGTFYSVDKLAPWFQTIAHGNPVYYAIMGFRYGFIGTVDSTIANPVLTAVLMLVAVNIALGVITYRLLASGWKLKA; this is encoded by the coding sequence ATGAACGACCAGCCCCAAATTTCGAACCCCGACTCAGCAAATATCCGCACGGTTCCGGCTTTCGCCGAACCAGGCGTCCCGCACATCCGCACGCTGAACGTGCCGGGCATGCAGGCCCTATATGTCAAGGAGGTCCGGCGGTTTTTCAAGGTCCAGCTCCAAACAATCTGGGCTCCGGCGATCACAACCCTTCTTTTTCTCGTCATTTTCACCGTCGCATTGGGCGGCGCGGGTCGCACGGTCATCGGCGTGCCGTTCGCCGATTTCATCGCGCCGGGGCTGATCATGATGGCGATGCTGCAGAACAGTTTCGCCAATTCGAGCTTTTCGCTGCTCGTCGGAAAGATCCAGGGGACGATCGTCGACTATCTGATGCCGCCGCTCGCCGTTGGCGAGCTGATCATCGCGCTGATCGGCGCGGCCGTGACGCGCGCGATACTTGTCGGACTGGCGCTGTGGCTTGCGATGCTGCTGTGGCCGGGCGTTCACGTCGGCGCGGATCATTTGTGGGCGGTCGCGGTTTTCGGTGTACTTGGCGCGATGATGCTCGGTTTCCTTGGTCTCATCACGTCGGTATGGGCCGAAAAATTCGATCATGCGGCTGCGGTCACCAATTTCGTCGTCACCCCGCTCGCGCTGCTTTCCGGCACCTTCTATTCGGTCGACAAGCTTGCGCCGTGGTTTCAGACGATCGCGCACGGCAATCCCGTCTATTATGCGATCATGGGCTTTCGCTACGGTTTCATCGGAACGGTCGATTCGACCATCGCCAATCCCGTGCTGACTGCGGTGCTGATGCTCGTCGCGGTCAATATCGCGCTTGGCGTCATTACCTATCGGCTGCTCGCATCGGGCTGGAAACTGAAAGCCTGA
- a CDS encoding GcrA family cell cycle regulator, whose product MSWTDERIEQLRSMWEKGLTASQIADELGGVSRNAVIGKAHRLGLKSRPSPVKATEKVAKPAKPAVPTAPKPAAPVAAARPAAPVAPRPVAAAPRPEPKPPVEASDDNGVEAAPKPDAPRIVSIGPGGFIRQGPGDQQAPIPPAPPRRLVPAKPSPEIADKTSLLDLNDRICRWPMGHPGEPDFHFCGEAVNPGFPYCVEHCGRAYQAQLPRGTRRPPPPPPFGGPRVR is encoded by the coding sequence ATGTCATGGACTGACGAGCGCATCGAACAGCTGCGCAGCATGTGGGAAAAGGGCCTGACCGCCAGCCAGATCGCCGACGAACTCGGCGGAGTCAGCCGCAATGCGGTAATCGGCAAGGCGCATCGCCTGGGCCTGAAGTCGCGCCCCTCGCCCGTCAAGGCGACCGAAAAGGTGGCGAAGCCCGCGAAGCCCGCTGTCCCAACCGCGCCGAAACCGGCAGCACCCGTTGCGGCCGCGCGCCCCGCGGCTCCCGTCGCGCCGCGTCCGGTCGCCGCGGCGCCGAGGCCCGAACCCAAGCCGCCCGTCGAGGCGTCTGATGACAATGGCGTCGAAGCCGCACCGAAGCCCGATGCACCGCGCATCGTTTCGATCGGCCCCGGCGGCTTCATCCGTCAGGGCCCCGGCGACCAGCAGGCTCCGATCCCGCCTGCACCGCCGCGCCGGCTGGTGCCCGCAAAGCCGAGCCCCGAAATCGCAGACAAGACGAGCCTGCTCGACCTCAACGACCGCATCTGCCGCTGGCCGATGGGACACCCCGGTGAGCCCGACTTTCATTTCTGTGGCGAAGCGGTAAACCCCGGTTTTCCCTATTGCGTCGAGCATTGCGGCCGCGCCTATCAGGCACAGTTGCCGCGCGGCACGCGCCGCCCGCCCCCGCCCCCGCCATTTGGTGGTCCCCGGGTCCGTTAA
- a CDS encoding PaaI family thioesterase, which yields MRPFAQDFEFARALGLQMVERGDGRCTMAIDIEPHKHFSPQGAAHGGVAYSLADTAMGGALTSVLGDDQWCATLEIKFNYHVRVGEGRLTCEAEVLHRGKRVANIDARLYQDGRLVSSANGNFAIFAAPHARQA from the coding sequence GTGAGGCCCTTCGCGCAGGATTTCGAGTTCGCGCGCGCGCTCGGCCTGCAAATGGTCGAGCGCGGCGACGGGCGCTGCACGATGGCGATCGATATCGAGCCACATAAGCATTTCAGTCCGCAGGGCGCCGCGCACGGCGGCGTTGCCTATTCGCTCGCCGATACCGCGATGGGCGGCGCGCTGACCAGCGTGCTGGGCGATGATCAATGGTGCGCGACGCTGGAAATCAAGTTCAACTATCACGTCCGCGTTGGCGAAGGCCGGCTGACCTGCGAAGCCGAAGTCTTGCATCGCGGCAAGCGCGTCGCAAACATCGACGCGCGCCTGTACCAGGATGGCCGCCTTGTCAGCAGCGCGAACGGCAATTTCGCGATATTCGCTGCGCCGCACGCGCGGCAGGCATAG
- a CDS encoding outer membrane protein produces the protein MKFTALLAVSAVPLLAVPAFAQDRDPSQDFNGPYISVGGGASLQGSDRGETLIFDTNRDGTYGDTVNTAGGTDAFSPGFCNGAATGTANISCRNDKDGAEFFGRFGYDKRMGNFVLGAVVEGGRSVARDSVSGFSTTPASYTMSREADYQANARLRAGYTPGGALFYVTGGGAYARLDNKFATSNTVNSFADNGKTNAWGYTVGGGAEVMVTNNIGLGLEYLYTDVKDKDYVVNVGAGTAPATNPFLLNGGGTDIRRSDPNFRTHSVRGTLSYRF, from the coding sequence ATGAAATTTACTGCTCTCCTCGCCGTTTCGGCGGTGCCTTTGCTCGCCGTTCCGGCTTTCGCGCAGGACCGCGATCCGTCGCAAGACTTTAACGGTCCCTATATCTCGGTCGGCGGTGGCGCATCGCTTCAGGGAAGCGATCGCGGCGAAACCCTGATCTTCGATACGAACCGCGACGGTACCTATGGCGATACTGTCAATACCGCCGGCGGCACCGATGCTTTCTCGCCCGGTTTCTGTAACGGCGCAGCGACCGGAACCGCCAATATCAGCTGTCGCAACGACAAGGACGGCGCCGAATTTTTCGGTCGTTTCGGCTATGACAAGCGAATGGGCAATTTCGTACTCGGCGCGGTTGTCGAAGGTGGTCGCAGCGTTGCTCGCGACAGCGTCAGCGGCTTTTCGACCACCCCTGCCAGCTATACGATGAGCCGCGAGGCCGACTATCAGGCGAATGCTCGTCTCCGTGCCGGCTATACGCCTGGCGGCGCGCTCTTCTATGTGACTGGCGGCGGCGCCTATGCGCGGCTCGACAACAAGTTTGCGACGTCGAATACGGTGAACAGCTTTGCCGACAATGGCAAAACCAACGCTTGGGGCTACACCGTCGGCGGGGGTGCCGAAGTGATGGTCACGAACAATATCGGGCTCGGGCTCGAGTATCTGTACACCGACGTCAAGGACAAGGATTATGTCGTGAATGTCGGCGCCGGTACGGCTCCCGCGACGAACCCGTTCCTGCTGAACGGCGGCGGGACCGATATCCGCCGCAGCGACCCGAATTTCCGGACGCACAGCGTGCGCGGGACGTTGAGTTACCGCTTCTGA